One stretch of Tepiditoga spiralis DNA includes these proteins:
- a CDS encoding ATP-binding protein, with the protein MKKLPIGVQDYKKIKEGNYTYIDKTKYILELISSEAPIFLSRPRRFGKSLTISTLYYLFKGEKDLFKETYIYDKWEFKEYPVIRINLLDVATDNVERMKESLTKIIKLEGKRNGIEITETDYKFAFNELIIKLSKKERVVILVDEYEKPILDNINNKEKAEKYREILKDFYVSIKSKDEYIKFVFMTGITKFTKTGVFSALNNLNDISLNKKYAQMLGYTQEELERNFKEHIKETALEMNMKEKELLKNLKMYYNGFSFDGEDSVYNPFSILRFFNERKFQNYWFESGSPSFLYEYIKGKKIRYEDLVKYPVSELDFSTREIEEANASIFFTQSGYLTFKGKEQYGMEYEYLLDYPNIEVKNSFSKMILEANYELERGKIKEINKTIWKAIKEKDIEGIIKEIKRIISAIPYNLHKKEESYYHSLIYTIIASAGLNVTAEELTNLGRSDIVIEEDIIYIMEIKIDKSAEKALTQIKEMKYYEKYKGKEIYIVGININSEKRNIDEYKIEKI; encoded by the coding sequence ATGAAAAAACTACCAATAGGAGTACAAGACTATAAAAAAATAAAAGAAGGAAACTATACATATATAGATAAAACAAAGTATATATTAGAATTAATAAGTTCAGAAGCACCAATCTTTTTATCTCGCCCAAGAAGATTTGGAAAGAGTTTAACGATATCAACACTTTACTATCTATTTAAAGGAGAAAAAGACCTATTTAAAGAAACATACATATACGACAAATGGGAGTTCAAAGAATATCCAGTAATAAGGATAAACCTTTTAGATGTAGCAACAGATAATGTGGAAAGAATGAAAGAAAGTTTAACAAAGATAATAAAATTAGAAGGAAAGCGAAATGGAATAGAAATAACAGAAACAGACTACAAGTTTGCATTCAATGAACTGATAATAAAACTATCAAAAAAAGAAAGAGTAGTAATATTAGTAGATGAATATGAAAAACCAATATTAGACAATATAAACAACAAAGAAAAAGCAGAAAAGTATAGAGAAATATTGAAAGACTTTTATGTGAGTATAAAATCAAAAGATGAATACATAAAGTTTGTATTTATGACAGGAATAACAAAGTTCACAAAAACAGGAGTATTTTCAGCATTGAACAACTTAAATGATATATCATTGAATAAAAAATACGCGCAGATGTTGGGATACACACAAGAAGAGTTAGAAAGAAACTTTAAAGAACACATAAAAGAAACAGCACTTGAAATGAATATGAAAGAAAAAGAGTTATTAAAAAACTTAAAGATGTACTACAATGGATTTTCATTTGATGGAGAAGATAGTGTATACAATCCATTTTCAATATTAAGATTTTTTAATGAAAGAAAGTTTCAAAACTATTGGTTTGAAAGTGGATCACCATCATTCTTGTATGAATACATAAAAGGGAAGAAGATAAGATACGAAGACTTAGTGAAGTATCCAGTGAGCGAACTCGATTTTTCAACCCGAGAAATAGAAGAAGCAAATGCAAGCATATTCTTTACACAATCAGGATACTTAACCTTTAAAGGAAAAGAACAATATGGAATGGAATATGAATATCTATTAGACTATCCAAACATAGAAGTAAAGAACAGTTTTTCAAAGATGATATTAGAAGCAAACTATGAACTTGAAAGAGGAAAAATAAAAGAAATAAATAAAACGATATGGAAAGCAATAAAAGAAAAAGACATAGAAGGAATAATAAAAGAAATAAAAAGAATAATAAGTGCAATACCATACAACTTGCACAAAAAAGAAGAAAGTTACTATCATTCATTGATATACACAATAATAGCATCAGCAGGACTGAACGTAACAGCAGAAGAATTAACGAACTTAGGAAGAAGCGATATAGTAATAGAGGAAGACATCATATACATAATGGAAATAAAGATAGATAAAAGTGCAGAAAAAGCCTTAACCCAAATAAAAGAAATGAAGTACTATGAAAAATACAAAGGGAAAGAAATTTATATAGTAGGAATAAACATAAACTCAGAAAAGAGAAACATAGACGAATACAAAATAGAAAAGATATAA
- a CDS encoding S24/S26 family peptidase, with amino-acid sequence MNYSYFIKNIINNKDITVFSDENTTSMNPFIVGKVKLIVSNCRMSDLKIGDICVIIFDTGELVCHRIIFCSENQIVTKGDNGLHYDWATYKKDLVGKVKKIFYDSYYLDMENSRNCLLNIIMVVLSKLKITKKQYINLYQKIKNNIIFFLQKIITKLYKKSLIN; translated from the coding sequence GTGAATTATAGCTATTTTATAAAAAATATTATTAATAATAAAGATATTACTGTTTTTTCAGATGAGAATACTACAAGCATGAATCCTTTTATTGTTGGAAAAGTTAAATTAATTGTATCAAATTGCAGAATGAGTGATTTAAAAATAGGAGATATTTGTGTAATTATATTTGATACAGGAGAGTTAGTATGCCACAGAATAATTTTTTGTAGTGAAAATCAAATTGTTACAAAAGGAGATAATGGATTACATTATGATTGGGCAACATATAAAAAGGATTTAGTTGGAAAAGTAAAAAAGATTTTTTATGATTCTTATTATTTAGATATGGAAAATAGTAGGAATTGCTTATTAAATATAATTATGGTAGTGTTATCAAAATTAAAAATTACAAAAAAACAATATATAAATTTGTATCAAAAAATAAAAAATAATATAATATTTTTTTTACAAAAGATTATAACCAAATTATATAAAAAATCATTAATAAATTAA
- a CDS encoding nitroreductase family protein, which produces MWNNLYDVRNKFYSRKSIRNYLNFKLSQEMINILIDIGFSGPVSGGLKCVFIKEINNIEEKHICYKGTYYQKHVLEAPHIFLIGCDDSIIESKYSGEYVSTFSCQNSVVAAQNIIMAAHEIELGTCFIGSIRKNIIIKYLKLEKGYNPWCILCLGVGDNVGI; this is translated from the coding sequence ATGTGGAACAATTTATATGATGTAAGGAATAAATTTTATTCAAGAAAAAGTATTAGAAATTATTTAAATTTCAAACTAAGCCAAGAGATGATTAACATATTAATTGATATAGGGTTTAGTGGCCCTGTTTCAGGCGGATTAAAATGTGTTTTTATAAAAGAAATAAACAATATTGAAGAAAAACATATTTGTTATAAAGGAACTTATTATCAAAAGCATGTTTTGGAGGCTCCACATATTTTTTTAATTGGATGTGATGATTCAATTATTGAAAGTAAGTATAGTGGAGAATATGTAAGTACATTTAGTTGTCAAAATTCAGTTGTTGCTGCTCAGAATATTATTATGGCTGCTCATGAAATAGAATTGGGAACATGTTTTATTGGTTCTATTAGGAAGAATATAATAATAAAATATTTAAAATTAGAAAAAGGCTATAATCCGTGGTGTATATTATGTTTAGGAGTAGGTGATAATGTTGGAATATAA
- a CDS encoding ABC transporter permease produces the protein MFSKIYIFLKKELLFLIRYPMQFIFEIILPVINMLPAIFLSIYLMSSNHIQSFEKSTGTKNYFVFISIGIVFSIFNSIQEQTGYQLSKEMWMGTLEQIWITPIKKINLILGWIFFSFIKALLYTISSAIILKFIFIYLNINFNVYNLPLFILSVLLLLATSICGGIIMCSITLSIKQVDSFVFLITGVIPLLSGITFPISVLPPKIQIISKILPTTYVFDLIRYSILKSNTIFEPIEELILVLFFIIILMIVSVIIFKLLKRRVEKCGTIYMM, from the coding sequence ATGTTTAGTAAAATTTATATTTTTTTAAAAAAAGAATTACTTTTTCTTATTAGATATCCAATGCAATTTATATTTGAAATAATATTACCAGTAATTAATATGTTGCCAGCAATATTTTTGTCAATATATTTAATGTCTTCTAATCATATTCAAAGTTTTGAAAAATCAACGGGAACAAAAAATTATTTTGTTTTTATTAGTATAGGAATTGTTTTTTCTATATTTAATTCAATACAAGAACAAACAGGATATCAATTATCTAAAGAAATGTGGATGGGAACTTTAGAACAAATTTGGATTACTCCAATAAAAAAAATTAATTTAATATTAGGCTGGATATTTTTTAGTTTTATAAAAGCACTATTATATACTATCAGTTCAGCAATAATATTAAAATTTATATTTATATACTTAAATATAAATTTTAATGTCTATAATTTACCATTATTTATTTTATCTGTACTTTTATTATTGGCTACTTCAATTTGTGGTGGAATAATTATGTGTAGTATTACTCTTAGCATAAAACAAGTGGATTCTTTTGTGTTTTTAATAACTGGAGTTATACCGTTATTAAGCGGTATTACGTTTCCAATTTCAGTTTTACCTCCTAAAATACAGATAATTTCAAAAATTTTACCAACAACTTATGTGTTTGATTTGATTAGATATTCTATTTTAAAAAGTAATACTATATTTGAACCAATTGAGGAATTAATTTTGGTTTTATTTTTTATAATTATTTTGATGATTGTATCTGTTATTATTTTTAAACTATTAAAAAGAAGGGTTGAAAAATGTGGAACAATTTATATGATGTAA